The Arcobacter roscoffensis genome segment ACCAGTTTCTGCAATAACTTTTTTAAAGCCCATATGTTTAGCTAAAATAACTTCAGCCATACAATGATTAAGTTTATGAGCCCCAGAATGATTTAAATCTTCTCTTTTTAAATAAATCTTAGCTCCACCACAGTGAGTTGTCAAGTTTTTTGCATAAGTAATAGGAGTTGGTCTTCCTTGAAAATGCTTTCTTACATATTTTAACTCTTCTATAAATGCAGGTGAGTTTTTTATTTCTTCATATGCTTTTGTAATATCTGCAAATGGTTTTTCTAACATTGGAGGAATAAATGATCCTCCAAATCTTCCAAAATAACCATTTTCATCAGGATGTGATTCTAAATAAGATTTACCCATAAATTGCTTCCTTTTGTCTTTAATAAGCGTAATAAAATGGCAAACATTATATTCTATAAGTTTTTAATCTCTTATGAAAGTGGTAGTTTAATACTTACTTTTGCACATTTATTGAAGTTCTTTTCTTGGAAAACATAAGAGATATTTTCAATTTTGATTTCACCACTTAAACTCTCACTAATAATCTTATGGGTCATATACAATCCAAGACCAGTACCTTGACTTTTATGTTTTGTAGTAAAGTATGGTTCAAAAACTCTATCAATAATTTCAGGATTAATACCACCTGCATTATCAATTATTTCTATAATTGCGTAATTATTTTCCATAAATGTATTAATCTTAATAAACCTATCATCAAAATCTTTATCTTTTAAGGCATCTTTTGAGTTATTGATTATATTTAATAAGGCTTGATTTAATTCATTTTCAAAAGAGTTTAAATCAATCTGTTTATCCAAACTAAGTTCAATATCAATAAAATTATTTGTAAATGAACTTTTTACAATATTTAAAAGTTTTTCTATAGTTGAGCTAAGATTAAATAACATTTTTGTTTTATCAGTTTTTAAATAGTTTTGAAAATCATCAATAGTTTGAGATAAAAACATAGTTGTTTGTGAAATATTATCAATTGTGTCATTAAAAGTTTTATCATCAAGTTGATCAAACTCTTTTTGTAATTTCATACCAGTTGCAGCTGTTGATATAAAACTTAAAGGTTGCCTCCATTGATGAGCAATATTTCCAATCATTTCACCTAAACTTGCCATTTTTGATTGTTGAATAATTAACTGTTCTTTGTCTTTAATCTCACTCATATCAATGACTGAAACAATATCACAATTCTCTTCTTTAAAAAGAATTGTTTTTGACTTTAGTAAAATAGGGAAGGTTTTATTATTTCTTTTAACAGCTCTTAGCTCATAAGTTTTTGTTTTTGCTTCACTTATTATACTTTTCAAATCTTTTTTGTCATTAACTTTAAAAAGTGAATCAAAATCTATTTTATGTAAATGTTTCTTGTTTATATTAAACATTCTTAAAGCTTCAATGTTTGAAAATAGAATCTTATTTCCTTTAATAATAAATATTCCCTCAATAGTTAAATTAATCAAGGCTCTAAAGTTTTCCACTGTATTTTCAAGTTCTTTTTGTGTTTTCTTTAAATTATTCTGATAATTTAAAAGTTGCTTATTTTTATAAAGTATAATTACTATTATGATTAATAAAGGTAAGAAGTACTTCCATAAAACAGAGTAATCAAAAGCTTGTGTATACTCCAACTTTGACCACTTTTCATAGATTTCTCTTTTTTCATCAGGGGTCATTGTTTTTAGAACTTTATTTATGATTGATTGAAGTACTTCATAATCATCTCTTATCATCATTTGCAAATCAAAGTTTATTCCCGTACTTCCAGATATTTTTATATTGCTATAGGCATATTTCCTTATATTGTGAGCTAATATAGGCATTGATTCAACTAAAGCATCTATTTTTCCATTTGATAAAAGCTCTAAACCATGTTGTACATTTTTAAGTAATACAAATTTCATATTTGGATATGCTTCTTTTAATAGTTTATGAGCAGTATAGTTCTCACCAACTCCAACTCTTTTATTAAGTAAATATGAACCATCCGGAATATAATTACTTTCTTGTAAAGTAGCTATTCCTAAAGGTGCTTTAAAATATATATCCGTAAATATCGAATACTTTTGTCTATCACTAGTTTTTGAAGTTGTAATGATAATATCATTTCTTTTATTTTTTATATCATCCAAGGCTTCTGTAAAATTACTTTTAAAATTTAGATTTACTTTTAATTTAGACTTTTTAACTACATATTGCCAAAAGTCAAAACCTAAACCATAGGCTTTACCATTTTCTTCAAAACTCATAGGAGCCCAATTATCTGTGTAGGCTACATTTACTATCTTATTATCTATAAACTCTTGTTCTTGTCTAGTAAAATGAATCTCTTTTGAAATATTTAACCATTTATCATTTAAAGCATCTAATTCACTTTGAGAAATCAAATCCATTGATTTATTTACAATAGTTACTAATTGTTCTTTATTTTTATTTACTCCCATAAAAAGTTTATTGTTATAATCTTTTAGTTTAACTTCTGCGGTACTTTTTAAGCTAGCTGAATACTCTTTATTTAAATAGTAAGTTCCTATAAGCTTATTTTGAATTGTAGCATCTGCAATATTGTTTTTTATAGCATTAAAAACTTCTTTTAAACTATCAAATTCAAGTAGTTTAATATTTGGAAAATTTTTCTTTATTGTAGAAGATAATGCCCAGCCTTTTACCATAGCTACTTTTTTTTCATCTAAATCATCAATATTTACAATATCTGTTGTGTAATTATTTGTAATTAAAATAAGCTCTTGATTTAAAAACTCTTTTGTATAGAATAAAAACTCTTCTCTTTCTTTTTTATAGGCTATAACTGGTAATAAGTCAATCTCTTTATTTTTAAATTTTTCCATTAAAATAGGCCACTTATCACTTATAAATATAGGCTCTATACCGATTTTAGAAAATAAAAGTTTCACATAATCAATAACAAAACCTCTTGGTTTAGCATTTTGATAGTAGTCATATGGAATCCAATCTAACTCATTTGCAATATATATTTTTTTATTTTTATCTATAAAGTTCTTTTCTTCATTTGTAAAAAAACTAACCTGAATATGTTTATCATTTTCTATCCATTTTGAATAAATTAAATTTTTTTCATCTATAGTTATTAAATCTAGTGATTTGTCAATTATTGATTTTAATATAGAAGAGTCTTTTTTTGTTGCCATGAAAAGTTCATTGTGTTTATTAAGTAAAAACTGTGCTTTAATACCACTGATATTATGTTTTTTCATTAAATATTGCACTAAAGCAACATTTGAAATAAAAGCATCAGCTTTATTTAAGATTACAGCATCTATTGCAGATAAAATATCTTTCACATAATAAATTTCAATATTAGGATAGTTGTTTTTTATAAAGGTTTCTTGAGCGTAACCTCTAGGTATTGCTATTTTTTTGCCATTTAGTTCTTCCAAAGAACTAAAACTTTTTTTACTACTATATAAATAATCTCTTATGCTAATATAACTTTTTTTTGTGTATTCTAAGTATTCTTCTCTTTTTTTATTTTTAAATAAAACAGGTAATAAATCTATTTTTTTATTTTTTGCTAATTCTAATAGTTCATTCCATGTGTAACCATAGTTATATCTAAATTTAAGACCACTTTTTTTCTCTATTAAATCTAAATAGTCTTTTGCTATGCCTTTATAAACTCCATTTTCAACAAAATCAAAAGGAGGCCAATCTTCTTCAACACCTACATCAATTATTGAATTGTTTTTTATATATTTCAACTCTTCTTGATTAAAAATAAGAGTTTTTTCAATAGTAGAACTTTCAATATTGTGTGAAAATAGGGTAGTTATGAAAATAAAAAATAAAAAAATGTATCTATACATCAAGTAACCTTATTATAGTAATAATGATATATTATACTATAACAAGGTTTATAATAAAGTAAGTATTTTATGTCCTAGCTAAACCAATTTTTAACTTTATCAAACATATTTTCAAAGCTTGATTCATGTGGCTTACTCTCTACTCCAAAACTCTCTTGTAGTTTTTCAAGTAATTCTTTTTGCTCAGAAGTTAATGCTTTTGGGTATTCAATTTTAATTTGTACTATTAAATCCCCTTGTCCATATCCTTGAACAGATTTAACACCTTCACCTCTAAATTTAAACTGTTGTTTATCTTTAGCACCAGCTGGAATTTCTAATTCTAATTCACCTCTAAGTCCTGGAACTTTTATTTTATCTCCAAGGGCAACTTGTGTAAAGAAAATAGGTGCTTCAAGATAAATATCATCATCATTTCTAACAAAATGTGAATCTTCTTTTACGCTTACTTGTAAATATAAATCTCCTCTTGAACCATCAGGAGCAATATTACCTTTATTTGAAACTCTAATTCTCATTCCATCATTTACACCCTCAGGTATATCAACTTTAAATGAGTCTTTAACTTCATCATATCCAGTACCACCACATGATTTACATGATGCGCTAGGTGCTTGACCAGTCCCTTGACATGTTGGACATGTTTGAGCAAATGTCATAAATCCTTGTCTAGTATGAACTTGACCTTGTCCAGCACAAGTTTTACAAGTTGAAAGTTTTCCATCTTTAGCACCTGTACCCTTACAAGGTTTACAAGCAGTTTTATATGTATAATCTATCTCTTTATTACAACCAAAAATAGCTTCATTGAATTCAAGTCTTACTTCAACTGCAATATCTAAATTATAGTTGTAAGTTTTTCTTTGTCTTCTTGAGCCACCGCCACCAAAAGCAGAACCAAACATCTCTTCAAAAACAGAACTTAAATCATCAAAACCACCAGAGAAGCCTCCACCTTGGCCATGACCTTCTAGTCCTTGTTTACCATATCTATCATAAATTGATCTTTTTTCTTCATCACTTAGAACCTGGTATGCCTCATTTACAGCTTTAAACTTCTCTTCTGCTTCATTATCATCAGGGTTTTTATCTGGGTGATACTTCATAGCCATTTTTCTGTAAGCTTTTTTTATTTCGCTTTTTTGTGCATTTGTACTTACTTCTAATATTTCATAATAATCTAATTCAGTCAATTAAATATCTCCTAAATAATTTTTTCTATTTGTTACATCTGCGCGATTTTATCTAAAATATTATAAAAATAAGATATAATTCGCTTATGAAAAAAGGATTAGAAAAATTTTATGAATTAGTTGAGGCTTTTGAGTCTCTTCCGACTATTGGTAAAAAGTCAGCTTTAAGATTGGCATATCATGTTGTAATGAATGATAATTATTGTGGTATTAAAATTGCCCATAGTATTGAAAATGCTTTAAAAAATATAACAAAATGTGTTAAATGTGGTTCTATGAGCGAACATGAAATATGTGAGTTTTGCTTAGATGATTCAAGGGATAATACAAAACTATGTATTGTTCAAAGTGCTAAAGATATATTTATTATTGAAGATTCTAAACAATTTGATGGAAAATACTTTGTAATTGAAGAGTTAGATCAAGAAGCAATTGATGCTTTAAATAGATTTGTTCTTGAAAATGAAGTTGAAATGGTTTTGTTTGCTATAACACCATCAATTGCAAATGATGCTTTTATTTTGTTTATTGAAGATAAATTAAAAGATAAAAATATTCAGTTTTCAAAAATAGCTCAAGGTGTTCCAACCGGTGTTAGTTTAGAAAACGTAGATATTTTATCTCTATCAAAAGCTATACAAAGTAGGGTGGAAGTTTAAACTCTTCCTTCCTCTTTGTTCCAAGTAGCATAAAGTTCCTCAGCTGCTGAGATTTCTTTAGGAGAGGCTTTTCTTCTACAAGACATGTACCCTTTAGAACCATCACATGACTCAAATGGATATACTGTTGCATATACCCAATAATACCCACCTGATTTTGTAGCGTTCTTTACATACCCTGTCCAAATTTCACCTCTTTGTACTGTGTCCCATAATGACTTAAATGCCTTACTTGGCATATCCTTATGTCTTACCATACTATGAGGTTTTCCTAATAGCTCTTCTATTGAATACTCTGCTATACTACAAAAATCACTATTGGCAAATCTTATTATTCCCTTTGCATCCGTCTCACTTACTAAAAACGCATAATCATCTAATACTGTTTCTTGTCCTGCTGCCATATCTTACCCCTAAAACTTTTTGCTCTTAGCATCTTCAACTAATAAATTAGCCATCTGTGACACTTCGTTTGAAATACTTGTTGTTTGATTTGCTTCGTTTGCATTCTCTTGTGTAACTCTATCAAGCATTGTTACTGCATCATTAATCTGCTCAATTCCACTCATTTGCTCTTTTGAAGAATTACTAACATCTTCAATAATAGAAATAGTTTCATTAATATGATTGTTTAATGTTTCATATCCATTAATCATCTCATCTGAAATCTTTTTACCTGAATTTGCTTTTTCATTTGCATCTTCAACTAAAACTTTAATATCCTTAGCAGCCTCAGCTGATCTAGCTGCAAGATTTCTAACTTCTTGAGCAACAACAGCAAAACCTTTACCAGCTTCACCAGCAGTAGCAGCTTCAACAGCAGCATTTAGTGAAAGGATATTTGTTTGGAAAGCAATTTGGTCAATAATAGTAATAGCTTCGTTAATAGAAGATACCTTAGTATTAATTTCCTCCATAGAAGAAGCAGTTTGAGAAGCTAAAGTTCTACCATTAGAAACAGCACCTCTAACAGTATTACCTAAATCAGCCATTTTAGAAGCATTGTTAGCATTATTTCTAGTAATAGAAGTAATTTCTTCTAAAGAAGCAGAAGTTTGCTCTAGTGATGCTGCTTGTTCATTTGCTTTAGTAGAAAGGTTATGCATTGAGTTTCTCATGATTGATGAGTTTTGCTCTAACTTTTGTCCATTTTCTAGGTTTGTTTGGGCATGATTAGATAAGGCATCACCTAAAGTATTAATACTAGTCATTACTTCAAGCATATTATCTCTGATATCAAATGGAATATCAATTTTTTTTGTAAAATCATCATTTGCATAAGCAGTAGATGTCTCTTTGATACTATTCATATTTCTTTCTAAAACATCTAACATCTGATTTAGTGATTTTCTTAAAGCACTAACCATAAAGTTTTTAGAATCAGATTTAACTCTACATTTAAAGATACCTTGTTCTACTTTATTAAGTGTCAAAATAATTTCACCTAATACTTTCATATCTTCTTTTCTCATAGCATCAAAAGTGTCATAATAGTCATTCATTTCATGAAGAATTAAACCTATCTCATCATTTTTTATATATTTTGCTTTTTCAACTGTATTTGATCTCATAAAAGTAAAGTTTACAATATCACCCATATACTTTTTAAATCTATTAATACCACCAAGAATTCTGTTTTTTGCTGCATTTGTTGTATAAAAAATCAGCAATCCAAAAACAATATTTATAGCTATAATTGCTATCATATCAGATGCTGTATAAATCGCCATTATACTTATACATGCAAATCCTATTTGAGTTAATATCATATTAACCCAAAGCCTCTTATTGGTACTCATGTTTGTAAACATTATTTTGCCTTTTATTCTAATTACTAGTTCATTATTTTTGCTCTTCATTATTATTATAGTAAATATTTGATAAAATGACTACATGAAAAAAAGAATTATTTGTCAAAAATGTGTAAATTATTTTGTTACATGGGAACAGGGTAGACCCCATGGTTGTAAGGCTTATGGCTTTAAATCTAAGATTATACCCTCTATGGTTGTAAAAAACTCAAGTGGTTTTGAATGTAACTTTTATCAACAAAAAAACCTTAAATGATTATTTATAACTATGCAAATCACATAAAAAGTATACTTTTTATATAAAATCTATTATTCATTGAATTTTAGATACTATTACAAAAATAAATACAACTATATATTATTAGGAGACAAGTTTGTTATATAAAGACTTAAAAGACAGCATAAAATCATTGGGATTTTTATCAATTGAAGATTTTGTGCAATACATCGGTGTAACACCATCTGATGTTTTAGAATGGGAAGAAAAAGATCAAGTACCATATACTATATCTTTAATTATTCATTTACTAAAAGGTGAAAAAGAATTACCAAATAATACAACTCTAGATAATTTAGTAGAAGAGTGTTTACCTTTAGCTGAACTATTAGAAGAAGCTTCATCTTTTCCTCATAAATTAGAAGAAATGTTTTTATTACAAAAAGAGCTTAATGACTCTACGAATGGTAAAAACTGGGAGCTAGGAAGAAACAAGTTTGGCAAAGAAATAAACTGGCTTAGATGTATTCATATGGAAGTTGCTGAACTTATAGACTCAACTCCATGGAAACACTGGAAAAATATCAATTCTGAACCAGATATGAAGAATATACATGTAGAATTAGTTGATATTTGGCACTTTTTAATGTCATATATTTTACAAGAAACAAATGTTCCTAAGGCTGTATCTTTAGTAAATACTCATTGCATTTATGAAGCTGTTGTTGATGTAGATGTAAGGGTTATGGTGAAAGAAGCAGAAAAACTATCTTACATAGCTTTAGCAATTGAAACAAATAACATGCCTTCATTTAGTGGTGTTGAAAGATTTATTGATCAATTCTTTAGATGTTGTAAGGTATCAGGTTTATCATTTACTTGGCTTCAAAAACTTTACATTGGAAAAAACTGTTTAAATAAATTTAGACAAGACAATGGATATAAAGAAGGAACATATATAAAAGAATGGAATGGAAAAGAAGATAATGTAATCATGGTTTCACATTTAGAAACAATGGATAATGTTAGCTTTGAAATTTTATATAATAAACTTGAAGAGTCTTATAGCAAATGTAAATAATTTTATAGCTAAAAAGGGTTTCCCTTTTTAGCTATAATCATTTTTATAATCTACATAATGTCCAGCGTGTTTAATTAAACCTTCAACATCCTCATCCGTTAGCTGTTTTACAACTTTTGCAGGACTTCCCATAATTAAACTTTTAGGTGGGAACTTTTTACCTGATGTAACTAAAGAATTAGCTCCAACAATTGAACCCTCACCAATTACAGCATCATCAAGAATAGTAGCACTCATACCAATCAAACAATTATCTTCAATTTTACAACCATGAAGCATTACTTTGTGCCCAATAGTAACATTATCACCAATAATCGTAGAAGTATGTGTATCTGTATGAATCATAGATAAATCTTGAACATTTGTATTTTTACCAATTCTAACTTTATTTACATCTGATCTAATTACACATTGAAACCACACAGAAGAGTTCTCACCAA includes the following:
- a CDS encoding PAS domain-containing protein — translated: MAAGQETVLDDYAFLVSETDAKGIIRFANSDFCSIAEYSIEELLGKPHSMVRHKDMPSKAFKSLWDTVQRGEIWTGYVKNATKSGGYYWVYATVYPFESCDGSKGYMSCRRKASPKEISAAEELYATWNKEEGRV
- a CDS encoding dUTP diphosphatase; protein product: MLYKDLKDSIKSLGFLSIEDFVQYIGVTPSDVLEWEEKDQVPYTISLIIHLLKGEKELPNNTTLDNLVEECLPLAELLEEASSFPHKLEEMFLLQKELNDSTNGKNWELGRNKFGKEINWLRCIHMEVAELIDSTPWKHWKNINSEPDMKNIHVELVDIWHFLMSYILQETNVPKAVSLVNTHCIYEAVVDVDVRVMVKEAEKLSYIALAIETNNMPSFSGVERFIDQFFRCCKVSGLSFTWLQKLYIGKNCLNKFRQDNGYKEGTYIKEWNGKEDNVIMVSHLETMDNVSFEILYNKLEESYSKCK
- a CDS encoding methyl-accepting chemotaxis protein, which codes for MFTNMSTNKRLWVNMILTQIGFACISIMAIYTASDMIAIIAINIVFGLLIFYTTNAAKNRILGGINRFKKYMGDIVNFTFMRSNTVEKAKYIKNDEIGLILHEMNDYYDTFDAMRKEDMKVLGEIILTLNKVEQGIFKCRVKSDSKNFMVSALRKSLNQMLDVLERNMNSIKETSTAYANDDFTKKIDIPFDIRDNMLEVMTSINTLGDALSNHAQTNLENGQKLEQNSSIMRNSMHNLSTKANEQAASLEQTSASLEEITSITRNNANNASKMADLGNTVRGAVSNGRTLASQTASSMEEINTKVSSINEAITIIDQIAFQTNILSLNAAVEAATAGEAGKGFAVVAQEVRNLAARSAEAAKDIKVLVEDANEKANSGKKISDEMINGYETLNNHINETISIIEDVSNSSKEQMSGIEQINDAVTMLDRVTQENANEANQTTSISNEVSQMANLLVEDAKSKKF
- the dnaJ gene encoding molecular chaperone DnaJ, encoding MTELDYYEILEVSTNAQKSEIKKAYRKMAMKYHPDKNPDDNEAEEKFKAVNEAYQVLSDEEKRSIYDRYGKQGLEGHGQGGGFSGGFDDLSSVFEEMFGSAFGGGGSRRQRKTYNYNLDIAVEVRLEFNEAIFGCNKEIDYTYKTACKPCKGTGAKDGKLSTCKTCAGQGQVHTRQGFMTFAQTCPTCQGTGQAPSASCKSCGGTGYDEVKDSFKVDIPEGVNDGMRIRVSNKGNIAPDGSRGDLYLQVSVKEDSHFVRNDDDIYLEAPIFFTQVALGDKIKVPGLRGELELEIPAGAKDKQQFKFRGEGVKSVQGYGQGDLIVQIKIEYPKALTSEQKELLEKLQESFGVESKPHESSFENMFDKVKNWFS
- a CDS encoding gamma carbonic anhydrase family protein, with translation MILKFKEHYPQIDSSAWVAPSADIIGDVVIGENSSVWFQCVIRSDVNKVRIGKNTNVQDLSMIHTDTHTSTIIGDNVTIGHKVMLHGCKIEDNCLIGMSATILDDAVIGEGSIVGANSLVTSGKKFPPKSLIMGSPAKVVKQLTDEDVEGLIKHAGHYVDYKNDYS
- a CDS encoding transporter substrate-binding domain-containing protein is translated as MYRYIFLFFIFITTLFSHNIESSTIEKTLIFNQEELKYIKNNSIIDVGVEEDWPPFDFVENGVYKGIAKDYLDLIEKKSGLKFRYNYGYTWNELLELAKNKKIDLLPVLFKNKKREEYLEYTKKSYISIRDYLYSSKKSFSSLEELNGKKIAIPRGYAQETFIKNNYPNIEIYYVKDILSAIDAVILNKADAFISNVALVQYLMKKHNISGIKAQFLLNKHNELFMATKKDSSILKSIIDKSLDLITIDEKNLIYSKWIENDKHIQVSFFTNEEKNFIDKNKKIYIANELDWIPYDYYQNAKPRGFVIDYVKLLFSKIGIEPIFISDKWPILMEKFKNKEIDLLPVIAYKKEREEFLFYTKEFLNQELILITNNYTTDIVNIDDLDEKKVAMVKGWALSSTIKKNFPNIKLLEFDSLKEVFNAIKNNIADATIQNKLIGTYYLNKEYSASLKSTAEVKLKDYNNKLFMGVNKNKEQLVTIVNKSMDLISQSELDALNDKWLNISKEIHFTRQEQEFIDNKIVNVAYTDNWAPMSFEENGKAYGLGFDFWQYVVKKSKLKVNLNFKSNFTEALDDIKNKRNDIIITTSKTSDRQKYSIFTDIYFKAPLGIATLQESNYIPDGSYLLNKRVGVGENYTAHKLLKEAYPNMKFVLLKNVQHGLELLSNGKIDALVESMPILAHNIRKYAYSNIKISGSTGINFDLQMMIRDDYEVLQSIINKVLKTMTPDEKREIYEKWSKLEYTQAFDYSVLWKYFLPLLIIIVIILYKNKQLLNYQNNLKKTQKELENTVENFRALINLTIEGIFIIKGNKILFSNIEALRMFNINKKHLHKIDFDSLFKVNDKKDLKSIISEAKTKTYELRAVKRNNKTFPILLKSKTILFKEENCDIVSVIDMSEIKDKEQLIIQQSKMASLGEMIGNIAHQWRQPLSFISTAATGMKLQKEFDQLDDKTFNDTIDNISQTTMFLSQTIDDFQNYLKTDKTKMLFNLSSTIEKLLNIVKSSFTNNFIDIELSLDKQIDLNSFENELNQALLNIINNSKDALKDKDFDDRFIKINTFMENNYAIIEIIDNAGGINPEIIDRVFEPYFTTKHKSQGTGLGLYMTHKIISESLSGEIKIENISYVFQEKNFNKCAKVSIKLPLS
- the recR gene encoding recombination mediator RecR, with the translated sequence MKKGLEKFYELVEAFESLPTIGKKSALRLAYHVVMNDNYCGIKIAHSIENALKNITKCVKCGSMSEHEICEFCLDDSRDNTKLCIVQSAKDIFIIEDSKQFDGKYFVIEELDQEAIDALNRFVLENEVEMVLFAITPSIANDAFILFIEDKLKDKNIQFSKIAQGVPTGVSLENVDILSLSKAIQSRVEV